The following are from one region of the Dermacentor albipictus isolate Rhodes 1998 colony chromosome 5, USDA_Dalb.pri_finalv2, whole genome shotgun sequence genome:
- the LOC135915276 gene encoding CAAX prenyl protease 1 homolog: MFTLPAFLAQCCKAAMDVVTSVPLFVGYAIQPYWTERNIFAFALFMSWLTYVWETYLSYRQYKVCKGTPRVPPELTAITDQETFSKARLYSLDKMKFGFYSSIWNELETTVVLLFGGFAFFWNFCEALAARAGAPDHELVITSLFIFGGSLLSTLLDLPWSIYYTFVLEERHGFNKQTPGFFAKDRVKKFFLMQAVVLPIACGIVQIIKMGGDYFFIYLWFFTLVVSILMSFIYSDFIAPLLDKFTPLPEGELKTRIEQLAASINFPLKKLLVVEGSKRSSHSNAYFFGMFKEKKIVLFDTLFEKDELTEGENGEITSEKEAVESKAVPEKKQHKTGCNNDEILGVLCHELGHWKLSHVIKNFVIGQVHLFFCFMIFSLLYKDDRAYRAFDFYNSKPVFIGLMLIFMYIFSPYNTFVDFLMTALSRRFEFQADAFARGMHHASFLRSALIKLNRDNLSFPVYDWLFSSWHHSHPPVLERIRALGKID, translated from the exons ATGTTTACCCTGCCAGCTTTCTTGGCGCAATGCTGCAAAGCAGCTATGGATGTGGTAACTAGCGTGCCTCTGTTCGTCGGTTATGCGATTCAGCCGTATtggacagaaagaaacatttttgcATTCGCGCTGTTTATGTCGTGGTTAACTTACGTCTGGGAGACGTACCTGTCCTACAGGCAG TACAAGGTGTGCAAAGGTACGCCCCGAGTTCCTCCCGAGCTAACGGCTATAACGGACCAAGAGACATTCTCAAAAGCGAGGCTGTACTCGCTCGACAAGATGAAGTTTGGTTTCTACTCGAGTATCTGGAACGAGCTGGAAACAACG GTCGTGCTGCTGTTTGGTGGCTTTGCCTTTTTCTGGAATTTCTGTGAGGCCTTGGCGGCCAGAGCTGGTGCTCCCGACCATGAG CTTGTGATCACATCTCTGTTCATTTTTGGAGGATCCCTGCTGTCCACACTGCTCGATTTGCCGTGGTCAATATACTATACCTTTGTGCTTGAGGAGCGCCATGGCTTTAACAAACAG ACTCCCGGGTTCTTCGCAAAGGACAGAGTAAAGAAGTTCTTTCTGATGCAAGCTGTCGTTCTACCAATTGCTTGTGGCATTGTCCAAATCATCAAGATGGGTGGAGACTATTTCTTTATCTACCTGTGGTTCTTCACCCTCGTTGTCTCGATT CTCATGTCATTCATCTACTCGGACTTCATTGCACCACTTTTGGACAAGTTCACGCCACTGCCTGAAGGAGAGCTGAAAACCAGGATTGAACAGCTGGCAGCCAGCATCAATTTCCCACTCAAAAAGCTTTTGGTTGTAGAAG GTTCAAAGAGGTCATCGCACAGCAATGCGTACTTCTTTGGGATGTTCAAGGAGAAGAAGATTGTCTTATTCGACACCTTGTTTGAGAAAGATGAGCTGACTGAAGGTGAAAATGGGGAAATTACCAGTGAAAAGGAAGCAGTCGAATCTAAG gCAGTGCCTGAAAAGAAGCAACACAAGACTGGCTGCAACAATGATGAGATTCTTGGAGTTCTGTGCCATGAACTTGGACACTGGAAGCTTAGCCACGTGATTAAAAATTTCGTCATAGGCCAG GTCCACCTATTCTTTTGCTTCATGATCTTCTCCCTGCTCTATAAGGATGACCGGGCATACAGGGCATTTGATTTCTATAACTCCAAGCCCGTCTTCATTGGGCTGATGCTGATCTTCATGTACATATTTTCACCTTACAACACG TTTGTTGACTTCCTGATGACTGCCTTGAGTCGGCGCTTCGAATTCCAAGCGGATGCCTTTGCGCGAGGCATGCATCATGCATCATTTCTGCGGAGTGCGCTGATCAAGCTGAACAGAGACAACCTCAGCTTCCCAGTCTATGACTGGCTCTTCTCCTCGTGGCATCACTCGCACCCGCCAGTGCTTGAGCGTATCCGTGCGCTCGGCAAAATTGATTAA